The DNA window CATCCTCAGGCCGGAAACTCTTGATGGAGGCCCAGGCTTCGATGAGCGTGCCGTCCACGCTGAAATGCTCATCCGACAAGAGCCTGGCCTTGCGGGCCTGCGCCACGATCTTGGCCAGAAAAACGCGTGCCACCTCGGCATCGATCAGCCGTTCCAGATTGGTGGAAAAGCTCGAGTGGTCCCAGACCTTCTCGTCCAGGGCCAGGCCCACAAACCAGCGAAACAGAATGCTGTAGTTGATCTGTGCAACGAGCAGACGATTGCTGCGGACCGAGTAGAAGGCTTGCAGCAGCAGAGCTTTGAGCAGCTGCTCGGGAGGAATGGAGGGGCGTCCGGTGTGGGAATAGAGCTTTTTGGAGTCGGTGTCGAGTTCGGCCAGCGCTTTGTCAAGAGGCCAACACCGAATTTTCGGGACGTACCCCTGTTGCCCTATCCGCTTGAAATATGTGTTAGGATTACACTTCTGTTAAATTTAAAATTATTACATCTTTATTTGTGAGTGACCCGATGATTGCGCTGCGGCGCTTGAAGCTAAATCCAAAAGGGCGAGTCTGTCCCTTTCGTCAAGTATTGACGATATGCTAGAAATCAAAAATATTGTATGAGTCTTTCTTGCCCATACGCAGCCAGCATAGGCGGCCGAAAGCGACAAGAGTAAAGTGACAAGAAATTCCTTTATAGCATAAGTCATGCTATTCACAGCTGGATCACTGAAAGAATAAATAATTGCAAAATAAACTACTGTAGACAAAAACGCCATTATTAATGACTTAATTAGCTTTTTTTTGCCAAAACGATGGCTACAAAACTTTATCACAAATAGTACCACAATAGCATTGAAAACCGGCGATATATACAAATCGATGGATTGAAGCCAATTTAAAACATCAACTGATTTGGCAAGGTCGAAGCCTGCCAAAAAGTTATTTATGTCTTCAGTTTGCGCAGCAGCAATAATAAATCCGCCAAAAGCACCGTAAAATAAAACTAAGGCGAAAAAAAACTGAAAAAACAGAGTCAGGAAAACGCTAAACACTGCATACCAAGGCCAAGTGCTATAGAACCTTTGATTCAAGATCTCCTGTACATGCTGGGGTTTAGACTTCTTCCTCTGAAGATAATATGGTACGGCGGCCGCTAATAAAGAGAAAATCCCGGAGATCAAGGCGCCTATTAGCGTTACAATAACTTGATCAACCATTGGAATACTCCGATCTTTAACGTCCAAGGTCAGGGGCGCGGCGCGGTTTTATCACGCAGCGTCCCTTGCACCGCCGGGTTGGGCGGCAATGTCTCGATAGATCGAAGAATAGCCCGCGCTATAGCTTCTCTTTTTTTTTTTTGAAAACGGTAGACACCACCCCAGTATGACCAAATTCTTGTTCACCGCTTGCCCTTGGACAGGGTAAAATTGCCCAATGGTTTTTTTATAAAATTTTGAACATGCTCCCCTCCCCTTGATTCTCCCTGGCTCCAGCGCTCAAGGGCTGATCCTGGCTGCCGGATTTCCGTAGAGCGCATAGAGCAGCCCGAGAGGATTGCCCCAGGCGTGCAGATGGCGCAAGCGCACGTCGCGCAGCGCTGCCGCAGCGCGCTTTCCTTCGAGCAGCCCATCGAGCAGGTCGCGCGAAAAATGAAAGGAAAAATTGTTCCAGACCGGCGCCTCTGTCACAAAGACGACTCTGGCCCCGGCCCGGGTCAGGGCACCGACAAAGCCGTTGTTGTTCATGGGGAACTTCCCGCGGGTGCCGGTTTCGCAGGCATTGAAGAGAACGATGGGCTGGGCCTTGAAGAAGATCGGGTTGAGCTGATCCTCGAAGACCTCGTCGGGGATGAGGTCGTCGAAGTGGCGAGGGCTGAGTAAATCCTCCTTCGAAAACTGAAAGAAGGTTCCCGCCGCGCTCTGCACCCACACGGGACCGACTCCTCCCTGCGGCCCGGGGGCCAAATCCGTTTCGCTTTTGCCATGACCGTAGGCGACGATCAGCTTGATTTCGCCGGGTTTGTTTTTTAGCTGGTCAAGAAAAGCGGCACGGGAATGGATCGGCTTAATGGCGTAGTTGAAGGCCTTACCCAGGTGCTCGGCCAGCAATTGGGCCCTGGCCGTGACCTCGTCGTGGTTTGATATCCCCTTCCAGGCTCCGAAAACGACCTCGTCCCCAGCAGGCTTTGGCAAGGAAGTATGCTGGCGCCCCTGGGCCGCATCGATCTTCTGTTGGATGCCAAGCTCATAGCGAAATCCCCAGAATTTTTCCCGATCGATCGTCCCGTCCTTGTCGGGATGGAGGAGTTGCCAGGGCGCATAGACGTCAGTGGCGCGGATGCGCACCCGCAGCGGCCGGGAGAGACCCGGCTCGGCGTTCTCGATCACCTGGAGAGCCTGGCGCAGCCCGCGGTCTCCTCGCTTGAAAAGCTGTGTGTAAAGATGGGCCCCCTCCCCTCTGAGCACCTCGAGCATTTTCTGCGAGTCTTGTTCACTGAAGTGAAGCGATGCCGCTTGCGGCGACAAAACCAAATCCGTGCCGAGAGCGGCGTAGAGGTCTCGCAGGGAGGTCTCGTTTTGGTTCACGAGGCCTCGCAGTTTCCCATAGGACTCGGCTACGAGATCGTCCAGGTCGGCCTTGCTGAGGCCTGAGGCAAATGACCAGGATTGTCCGGACGGCGCGCCCAGGACCTCCTCCAGCCGTTTTTTGAGCCCAGGGTGGATGGGCCGTATCACCACCGGAAGCTTTCCGCCCCCTCCGGCGGCAATGTCGATCACCAGGTCGGGTACCACGATCTCACCGCCGTCAATCTCATCCAGCCGCAGCTTGACCGGGGGGCGGTAGGCCGAAAGCGCTTGCGGGCTGGGGTCGCCCACGATGGCGTCGAGGCGCAGGGTGTCGAGGTCAAAGCCGTCGGCATCGACCGTGAAAATGATCTGTCCGAGGCCGCTGTTTTTTTCCACCACCTCCGGCTGGGGCACGATTTCGAAGGTAGCGGTCTCTGAACGGCGCTGCTCGGGATCGTACACGATTCTTTGCTGCTGGTGGGTGTTGCGCTGGCAGAGCAGGCAATCCATGGTTACCGTCAGCGGCAGCGGCTTGCCCCCGGCCAGAGCGTCGAGGGCGGAACTGGGCGCCAACCCCTCAACGATGCTGCTTGGCGACTGCGGTCCGATCGAGAAGGCGAGACGAGTCGGGGTTTGGGGTTTCAGGACCAGGGGATTCGCGGACTCTCTGGGCGCGATCTCGATGTTGTAGACGGGCTCTGGCGGGATCTCAGCGTTTCGCTTAGCGAGTTCGATTCGCTCAGCGCGCTCGATAGCGATCAGAATTGGATCTTTAGCTGGGGCTGGGGCTGGTGCGCTGACTCGAAGTTTCACCGCTTCGAGGGCGAATGCCCGTTGCGGTGTCCAGGGTTGAGAGGGCCCGTAGAGACGAAACATCAGGGGCCTGAGTTCGCCTGTCTCGCCGGAGCGCACATCGCCGACCAGGGTCGGGTGAGGAAAAGAGCGCAACTGCTGCGCCAGGCGAGCCGGATCGGATGTCCCCGTCTCCGTCATCGCCTGTGCGATCAGTTCAAAGGCGGCGATCAGGTAAATCTGCGCGAGGCTCGGACGATCATCGACATATCGCAGGATGTCTCTGGTCAGGCGCGAGAGATTCTTCTCCCAGTCCCAGGTATTCGCGATCGAGATCGAGGGCGCAAGGACGTAGCGTTGCCACTGCCTATCCGCCAGCGCGCTCCAGAATTCGTCCCAGCGTTGCGACGAGGAAAAGGGCAGCCCCACGACGAGAATGTCCGCAGGCTGGGCCGCCAGGGCGCTCAGTACTTGCCCGGCGGGCGGCTGCTCTGCGGCAAAAACCACCAGCTGGGCTTGGCTTCGCTCGGCTGCGGCCGACAGAGCCCGAGCATCGAGCGCGGCACCCGCCTGTTTCCGGAAAACCACTTCGACCCCGCGCCGCGGCAGCAAATTGACCAGAGTCTGGGCGACGATGGCGCCGAACCGGCTGCCGTCCTCGACAATGCCGACCCGACGCCACTTGCCCCAGTCGGTGACCTTCTGGGCAGCCGCCTCCCCGACCCGGTCGGCGCCCAGCCCCAGATGGAAAACATGGGAATGGGCGAAGGT is part of the Geoalkalibacter sp. genome and encodes:
- a CDS encoding transposase, whose protein sequence is MGQQGYVPKIRCWPLDKALAELDTDSKKLYSHTGRPSIPPEQLLKALLLQAFYSVRSNRLLVAQINYSILFRWFVGLALDEKVWDHSSFSTNLERLIDAEVARVFLAKIVAQARKARLLSDEHFSVDGTLIEAWASIKSFRPED
- a CDS encoding ABC transporter substrate-binding protein, with the protein product MRRRNEFRFGRLWCHLLVGLAILWSAGPDLAAAQSVRIGLAAPLTGPWAAVGQEMQQAAEAAVSVINEHGGLLGRIVTLETRDDGCQPDQARKVAQLFSGTERVDVVIGHCPQVAPAVAEIYHNLGPLFLAPLVPGPELRTFAHSHVFHLGLGADRVGEAAAQKVTDWGKWRRVGIVEDGSRFGAIVAQTLVNLLPRRGVEVVFRKQAGAALDARALSAAAERSQAQLVVFAAEQPPAGQVLSALAAQPADILVVGLPFSSSQRWDEFWSALADRQWQRYVLAPSISIANTWDWEKNLSRLTRDILRYVDDRPSLAQIYLIAAFELIAQAMTETGTSDPARLAQQLRSFPHPTLVGDVRSGETGELRPLMFRLYGPSQPWTPQRAFALEAVKLRVSAPAPAPAKDPILIAIERAERIELAKRNAEIPPEPVYNIEIAPRESANPLVLKPQTPTRLAFSIGPQSPSSIVEGLAPSSALDALAGGKPLPLTVTMDCLLCQRNTHQQQRIVYDPEQRRSETATFEIVPQPEVVEKNSGLGQIIFTVDADGFDLDTLRLDAIVGDPSPQALSAYRPPVKLRLDEIDGGEIVVPDLVIDIAAGGGGKLPVVIRPIHPGLKKRLEEVLGAPSGQSWSFASGLSKADLDDLVAESYGKLRGLVNQNETSLRDLYAALGTDLVLSPQAASLHFSEQDSQKMLEVLRGEGAHLYTQLFKRGDRGLRQALQVIENAEPGLSRPLRVRIRATDVYAPWQLLHPDKDGTIDREKFWGFRYELGIQQKIDAAQGRQHTSLPKPAGDEVVFGAWKGISNHDEVTARAQLLAEHLGKAFNYAIKPIHSRAAFLDQLKNKPGEIKLIVAYGHGKSETDLAPGPQGGVGPVWVQSAAGTFFQFSKEDLLSPRHFDDLIPDEVFEDQLNPIFFKAQPIVLFNACETGTRGKFPMNNNGFVGALTRAGARVVFVTEAPVWNNFSFHFSRDLLDGLLEGKRAAAALRDVRLRHLHAWGNPLGLLYALYGNPAARISP